One window of Sinorhizobium numidicum genomic DNA carries:
- a CDS encoding CAP domain-containing protein has protein sequence MQHQQFFIRRRALLRAGGLLSLGVLAGCTTSELLSPGEGSGSDQTEATLGYVNTLRKGRGLQTLVGDPVASVAAMYQAARMARAGKMRHDIGWRDSFHDRMKGQGVTLPAAENIAMGQDDAERAYDAWLNSPKHLENMLGDYRGLGVAVAQNSASGNRPYWAMVLSG, from the coding sequence ATGCAGCATCAACAGTTCTTCATTCGTAGACGCGCATTGTTGCGGGCCGGCGGTCTTCTCTCGCTCGGCGTGCTCGCGGGCTGCACCACCTCCGAACTTCTTTCTCCCGGCGAAGGCAGCGGAAGCGACCAGACCGAAGCGACGCTCGGTTACGTCAACACGTTGCGCAAGGGCAGGGGGCTCCAGACCCTCGTCGGCGATCCGGTTGCGTCCGTTGCGGCGATGTATCAGGCTGCGCGGATGGCCCGGGCTGGCAAGATGCGGCACGATATCGGCTGGCGCGATAGTTTCCACGACCGGATGAAGGGGCAGGGCGTCACGCTGCCGGCCGCTGAAAACATCGCCATGGGTCAGGATGACGCCGAGCGTGCCTACGACGCCTGGCTCAATTCGCCGAAGCACCTCGAAAACATGCTCGGCGATTACCGCGGCCTGGGTGTAGCCGTTGCGCAGAATTCCGCTTCCGGAAACCGCCCCTATTGGGCCATGGTGCTGTCCGGCTGA
- a CDS encoding DUF6460 domain-containing protein — protein MSDGINKFLGDSPLRVLVKLVVVSILVGFVMTVFDWYPVDVYFAVRNFLLDLWHTGFAALGRVGDYLLLGAAIVIPIFLILRVLSYRR, from the coding sequence ATGTCGGACGGGATAAACAAATTTCTGGGAGATTCGCCGCTTCGCGTGCTCGTCAAGCTCGTCGTCGTGTCGATCCTCGTCGGCTTCGTGATGACCGTCTTCGACTGGTATCCGGTCGACGTCTATTTCGCCGTGCGCAACTTCCTGCTTGATCTCTGGCATACCGGCTTTGCGGCATTGGGGCGGGTCGGCGATTATCTGCTTCTGGGCGCGGCCATCGTCATTCCCATCTTCCTAATCCTACGCGTACTGAGCTATCGACGGTAA